Proteins from a genomic interval of Rosa chinensis cultivar Old Blush chromosome 2, RchiOBHm-V2, whole genome shotgun sequence:
- the LOC112188355 gene encoding exocyst complex component EXO70E2: MGDCKAGNPEVEVGEDLIVAAKSIARALGSKKNLTNGERKILADLGTKLSSLMTNRSTLNEIQVEDFGDIEVRLTSIQDKVLGWEADQTMIWDSSANEANEYLNTVEEAHQLIESLESLCLSKDDEKYELLHKANDVLQTAMIRLEDEFRYMLVQNRQPCAPEHMSFRSCEEDAVDENSLMSFGDDSIEDSFQRDSVSRASEDSIIDLVRPEVIPDLRSIANMMFNCNYDQECTQAYTNLRRDALDECLSYLEIQKLSIEDVRKMEWVSLNSKIRRWVWVMKIFVRIYLASEKWLSEQIFEELGPVRLDCFVEASKASILQLLNFAEAMSIGPHQPEKLVRILDMYEVLADVLPDIDALYFGEAGSSVSMECHDVLLRLGDSVKATVIEFENAIASNPSTNPVSGGGIHPLTRYVMNYMRTLTDYGQTLDLLLKDCDEGDPISLSPDTSPTKEEENKSTDSSGRKSPMAHQFLSFASSLEANLDEKSKLYKDASLQHVFLMNNIHYMAQKVKGAELRLIFGDDWIRKHNRKFQQHAMSYQRASWSYILSLLKEEGIQNPGSNSISKSLLKERLRSFYLTFEEIYKVQSAWLIPDPQLREDLQISTSLNVIQAYRTFVGRHSNDISDKLIKYSADDMENYLMDLFEGSSKLLQNSSRR, encoded by the coding sequence ATGGGGGATTGTAAAGCTGGAAACCCTGAAGTGGAGGTTGGGGAGGACTTGATTGTTGCAGCCAAAAGCATAGCGAGGGCGTTGGGTTCGAAGAAGAACCTTACAAACGGTGAGAGGAAGATTTTGGCTGATCTTGGCACCAAATTGTCTTCCCTGATGACTAATAGGAGCACATTGAATGAGATACAGGTGGAGGACTTTGGTGACATTGAAGTTCGCCTTACTTCGATTCAGGATAAGGTCTTGGGGTGGGAGGCGGATCAGACTATGATATGGGATTCGAGCGCAAATGAGGCGAATGAGTACTTGAACACGGTGGAGGAGGCTCACCAGCTGATTGAAAGTTTGGAGAGTTTGTGTCTGagtaaagatgatgaaaagTATGAGCTGTTACACAAGGCGAATGATGTTCTTCAAACGGCGATGATTAGGCTGGAGGATGAGTTCAGGTACATGCTTGTTCAGAACAGGCAGCCGTGTGCACCGGAGCACATGTCTTTTCGTTCATGCGAAGAGGATGCTGTGGATGAGAACTCATTGATGTCTTTTGGGGATGACTCAATTGAGGACTCATTTCAAAGGGATAGTGTTAGCCGAGCCTCTGAGGATTCCATCATTGACTTGGTTCGCCCGGAAGTTATTCCTGACCTCAGGAGCATTGCAAATATGATGTTCAATTGCAACTATGATCAGGAATGTACCCAAGCTTATACCAACCTCCGAAGGGATGCCTTGGATGAGTGTCTCTCATATCTAGAAATTCAGAAACTGAGCATTGAGGATGTGCGGAAGATGGAGTGGGTTTCTTTGAATTCCAAAATCAGAAGATGGGTCTGGGTTATGAAGATTTTCGTGCGGATTTATCTGGCTAGCGAGAAGTGGCTCAGTGAACAGATTTTTGAGGAGCTTGGACCTGTTCGGCTAGATTGTTTTGTTGAGGCATCAAAGGCTTCAATACTGCAGCTTCTCAATTTCGCCGAAGCCATGTCTATCGGCCCTCACCAGCCAGAAAAGTTGGTTCGCATTCTTGACATGTATGAGGTGCTAGCGGATGTTCTTCCCGATATAGATGCTTTATACTTTGGTGAGGCTGGTTCTTCTGTAAGCATGGAGTGTCATGATGTCCTGCTGAGATTGGGTGATTCTGTGAAGGCAACAGTTATTGAATTTGAGAATGCCATTGCATCAAACCCTTCCACTAACCCTGTTTCAGGTGGGGGTATACACCCGCTGACTAGATATGTGATGAATTACATGAGGACTCTTACAGACTATGGTCAGACCCTTGATCTGCTTCTCAAGGACTGCGATGAAGGCGATCCCATTTCGTTGTCTCCTGACACTAGTCCAACTAAAGAAGAGGAGAACAAAAGCACTGATTCTTCAGGCAGAAAATCCCCAATGGCTCACCAGTTCCTATCATTTGCTTCAAGTCTGGAAGCCAATCTTGATGAGAAGTCAAAGTTATATAAGGATGCTTCTTTGCAACACGTCTTTTTGATGAACAATATACATTACATGGCTCAGAAGGTTAAAGGGGCAGAATTGAGGCTTATCTTTGGAGATGATTGGATTAGAAAGCACAACAGGAAATTTCAACAGCATGCGATGAGCTACCAGAGAGCTAGTTGGAGTTACATCCTTTCTTTGCTAAAAGAGGAGGGCATACAAAATCCTGGGTCAAATTCTATCTCAAAAAGCCTTCTCAAGGAAAGGCTCCGCAGCTTTTATCTTACTTTCGAGGAGATATACAAGGTCCAGTCGGCATGGCTCATTCCGGATCCTCAGCTTCGAGAAGACTTGCAAATCTCGACATCCCTTAATGTGATCCAAGCTTACAGGACATTTGTGGGAAGACACTCCAATGACATAAGTGACAAGCTCATCAAGTACAGTGCTGATGACATGGAGAATTACCTCATGGATCTCTTTGAAGGTTCCTCAAAATTATTACAAAATTCCAGCCGGAGGTGA
- the LOC112188356 gene encoding protein RIK isoform X1 → MTENLSGRNSKPPAMTEESGARVSNDASQTRQRKKRKWDQPAESLVSAGLAVPGALPLGNVGLLGGMTLPGVSPMSGAINPLAAGFPTVPQAYQVPLIPQQAATVIQKLIQPKIQDELIAREIVINDAESSIRYKLTKRQTQEEIQRCTGAVVITRGKYHPPNASTDGEKPLYLHISAGANIKETTERILAVDRAAAMVEEMLKQGQNLHPLSLSSLSTVSNGLKEPSTCAYLGFDADPSLNIAARIRGPSDQYINHIMNETGATVLLRGRGSGNIDCLHGEEGQQPLHLFLSSNNLKSLEDARLLAEHLLDTISVECGVSRVSSSKVYSAIAPPQQVYSAVPPPHQLSAGVQSSGNEVKAITTLASATVGLTPAPPVSSVGTPVTTTIFTQGTVSQSGGFSNGVQSQSSSGGCPQLPSGGTIYSGYGGIYPQVTPLQQVALALRQSTSPITSTIAPTTSVPSTEPKLNTKFSSDSEKEKRPPQRRKFQELPVSSKGPAKVHQELDLLKPPELASDLGVRNVSTMPAPKKLFQQVSNGMPPPPPRTMPPPPPKFTSSTQVVKETDKNNVLKKTKSDNVPDTLVKLMEYGEDDDDSEETDEQSPNSNPVAVTARKPFWAL, encoded by the exons ATGACCGAAAATCTCTCCGGAAGGAACAGTAAACCACCGGCAATGACGGAGGAGAGCGGCGCTAGGGTTTCCAATGATGCATCGCAAACAAGGCAAAG aaagaaaagaaagtgggATCAACCGGCGGAGTCATTGGTTTCAGCTGGTTTAGCGGTGCCTGGGGCGCTCCCATTAGGCAATGTGGGATTGCTTGGTGGGATGACGCTTCCCGGTGTAAGTCCAATGTCCGGTGCGATCAATCCACTTGCTGCTGGCTTTCCTACTGTACCGCAGGCGTATCAGGTGCCTCTGATACCGCAGCAAGCTGCAACAGTTATCCAGAAACTAATACAA CCAAAGATCCAAGATGAGTTAATAGCACGAGAAATTGTTATTAATGATGCAGAGTCTTCTATTCGGTACAAGCTGACAAAACGCCAAACACAGGAGGAG ATCCAAAGGTGCACTGGTGCTGTGGTGATAACAAG GGGCAAGTATCATCCACCAAATGCGTCAACTGATGGTGAAAAGCCATTATATCTTCATATTTCTGCAGGGGCTAAT ATAAAAGAGACGACAGAACGGATTTTAGCAGTTGATCGTGCTGCTGCCATGGTTGAAGAAATGTTGAAACAGGGTCAAAATTTACATCCCTTGTCATTGTCGTCTCTTTCTACCGTGAGTAATGGACTGAAG GAACCAAGCACATGTGCATATCTGGGCTTTGATGCAGATCCATCATTGAACATTGCTGCCCGTATACGTGGACCAAGT GACCAGTATATAAATCACATTATGAATGAAACAGGAGCAACTGTCTTACTCAGAGGGCGTGGTTCAGGAAATATTGATTGTTTACATGGTGAAG AAGGACAACAACCATTGCATCTGTTCTTGTCAAGTAATAATTTGAAAAGTCTCGAAGATGCTAGGCTTTTGGCTGAACATCTTTTGGATACAATCAGCGTAGAGTGTGGTGTCTCCAG GGTTTCTTCATCTAAGGTTTATAGTGCTATTGCACCCCCACAGCAGGTATATAGTGCTGTTCCTCCACCACATCAGTTGTCGGCTGGAGTTCAGAGTTCTGGAAATGAGGTAAAGGCCATTACAACTTTGGCGTCTGCAACTGTCGGTCTTACACCAGCTCCCCCAGTTTCCTCAGTTGGGACTCCTGTGACCACTACCATTTTTACTCAAGGGACAGTATCTCAGTCTGGAGGATTTTCAAACGGTGTGCAATCTCAGTCAAGCAGTGGTGGTTGTCCACAACTTCCATCTGGTGGAACAATCTACAGTGGATATGGTGGGATATATCCTCAAGTCACACCTTTACAACAAGTTGCCCTGGCCCTTAGACAGTCAACATCCCCTATCACTTCTACAATTGCTCCCACAACATCAGTCCCAAGCACTGAACCAAAGTTGAATACGAAATTCAGTTCTGATTCTGAGAAGGAAAAACGGCCTCCACAAAGACGGAAGTTTCAGGAGTTACCAGTTAGTTCGAAGGGTCCTGCCAAAGTTCATCAG GAATTGGACTTATTAAAGCCACCTGAACTGGCATCAGATTTGGGTGTGAGAAATGTATCAACTATGCCAGCTCCAAAGAAATTGTTCCAGCAGGTTTCAAATGGAATGCCGCCACCGCCACCCAGAACCATGCCTCCACCTCCACCAAAATTTACATCATCAACACAGGTTGTTAAAGAGACTGACAAGAACAATGTTCTGAAAAAGACAAAATCTGATAATGTACCTG ATACTTTGGTCAAGCTCATGGAATatggagaagatgatgatgactcTGAGGAAACTGATGAACAGTCACCCAATAGCAACCCTGTTGCAGTAACAGCTCGAAAGCCTTTCTGGGCTTTATGA
- the LOC112188356 gene encoding protein RIK isoform X2: protein MTENLSGRNSKPPAMTEESGARVSNDASQTRQRKKRKWDQPAESLVSAGLAVPGALPLGNVGLLGGMTLPGVSPMSGAINPLAAGFPTVPQAYQVPLIPQQAATVIQKLIQPKIQDELIAREIVINDAESSIRYKLTKRQTQEEIQRCTGAVVITRGKYHPPNASTDGEKPLYLHISAGANIKETTERILAVDRAAAMVEEMLKQGQNLHPLSLSSLSTVSNGLKEPSTCAYLGFDADPSLNIAARIRGPSDQYINHIMNETGATVLLRGRGSGNIDCLHGEEGQQPLHLFLSSNNLKSLEDARLLAEHLLDTISVECGVSRVSSSKVYSAIAPPQQVYSAVPPPHQLSAGVQSSGNEVKAITTLASATVGLTPAPPVSSVGTPVTTTIFTQGTVSQSGGFSNGVQSQSSSGGCPQLPSGGTIYSGYGGIYPQVTPLQQVALALRQSTSPITSTIAPTTSVPSTEPKLNTKFSSDSEKEKRPPQRRKFQELPVSSKGPAKVHQVFSLTFYEANWPILDLSIGPLVSIFHRVFKFWGTIQWHLQLESFLKQTF from the exons ATGACCGAAAATCTCTCCGGAAGGAACAGTAAACCACCGGCAATGACGGAGGAGAGCGGCGCTAGGGTTTCCAATGATGCATCGCAAACAAGGCAAAG aaagaaaagaaagtgggATCAACCGGCGGAGTCATTGGTTTCAGCTGGTTTAGCGGTGCCTGGGGCGCTCCCATTAGGCAATGTGGGATTGCTTGGTGGGATGACGCTTCCCGGTGTAAGTCCAATGTCCGGTGCGATCAATCCACTTGCTGCTGGCTTTCCTACTGTACCGCAGGCGTATCAGGTGCCTCTGATACCGCAGCAAGCTGCAACAGTTATCCAGAAACTAATACAA CCAAAGATCCAAGATGAGTTAATAGCACGAGAAATTGTTATTAATGATGCAGAGTCTTCTATTCGGTACAAGCTGACAAAACGCCAAACACAGGAGGAG ATCCAAAGGTGCACTGGTGCTGTGGTGATAACAAG GGGCAAGTATCATCCACCAAATGCGTCAACTGATGGTGAAAAGCCATTATATCTTCATATTTCTGCAGGGGCTAAT ATAAAAGAGACGACAGAACGGATTTTAGCAGTTGATCGTGCTGCTGCCATGGTTGAAGAAATGTTGAAACAGGGTCAAAATTTACATCCCTTGTCATTGTCGTCTCTTTCTACCGTGAGTAATGGACTGAAG GAACCAAGCACATGTGCATATCTGGGCTTTGATGCAGATCCATCATTGAACATTGCTGCCCGTATACGTGGACCAAGT GACCAGTATATAAATCACATTATGAATGAAACAGGAGCAACTGTCTTACTCAGAGGGCGTGGTTCAGGAAATATTGATTGTTTACATGGTGAAG AAGGACAACAACCATTGCATCTGTTCTTGTCAAGTAATAATTTGAAAAGTCTCGAAGATGCTAGGCTTTTGGCTGAACATCTTTTGGATACAATCAGCGTAGAGTGTGGTGTCTCCAG GGTTTCTTCATCTAAGGTTTATAGTGCTATTGCACCCCCACAGCAGGTATATAGTGCTGTTCCTCCACCACATCAGTTGTCGGCTGGAGTTCAGAGTTCTGGAAATGAGGTAAAGGCCATTACAACTTTGGCGTCTGCAACTGTCGGTCTTACACCAGCTCCCCCAGTTTCCTCAGTTGGGACTCCTGTGACCACTACCATTTTTACTCAAGGGACAGTATCTCAGTCTGGAGGATTTTCAAACGGTGTGCAATCTCAGTCAAGCAGTGGTGGTTGTCCACAACTTCCATCTGGTGGAACAATCTACAGTGGATATGGTGGGATATATCCTCAAGTCACACCTTTACAACAAGTTGCCCTGGCCCTTAGACAGTCAACATCCCCTATCACTTCTACAATTGCTCCCACAACATCAGTCCCAAGCACTGAACCAAAGTTGAATACGAAATTCAGTTCTGATTCTGAGAAGGAAAAACGGCCTCCACAAAGACGGAAGTTTCAGGAGTTACCAGTTAGTTCGAAGGGTCCTGCCAAAGTTCATCAG GTATTTTCTCTGACCTTCTATGAGGCTAACTGGCCGATACTGGACCTCTCTATTGGGCCAttggtttctatttttcacagggttttcaaattttgggGCACCATTCAATGGCACTTACAGCTTGAGAGCTTTCTCAAGCAGACGTTCTAG